The stretch of DNA AGCAGGTTGTTGATCTGCAAACCGAACTCGGTCTGCTTGCCGGTCGTGCGATCGTAGCGCACCAGCCGCGCCTTGTTGCCCGCCGCATACTGGCTGAGACCGCCGACCGCGATCATCCCGTCGAGCAGCGTCATGTTCGCGCGGTACGGGATCGACGCCGGCTTCTCGGTCGCACCGACGATGCGGACCTGCTGGCTGTAGGTGCCGCTGAAATTCTCGACGATCACCGAGACGATCGGGTCCTTGATATACGCCCCCAGCGCCTTCTTGATGTCGTCGCTGAGCATCGCGGGCGTCTTGCCGACCGCGGGCATGTCGTTGATCAGCGGCGTGGTGATCCGGCCGTCGGGACGCACCTGGACCTTCGAAGACAGCTCGGGATTGCGCCAGACGAAGATATTGAGCTGATCGAGCGGTCCGATCACATATTCCTCGCCCGGCAATTCCTGCTTCGCGACGAACGAGGCGGGCGGCAATGCCGGGGGCGTGCTGCCGGTCGTGCACGCGCCGAGCGTGGTCGCGGCAAGGCCTAGGGTCAGCAGGGATTTCGATACAGATCCGGAACGCATGGGTAACTTTCTCCTGGCGCCGCACCGTCCATCGGTTGCCCGACGGGCGGCAAACTCAGCCTTCGCTATGCAAGTAACAGGTGAAGATAGCGTTAGGAGCGCCCCGTAACCATGCCCCGCCAAGGCACTGCAACTGCGCCTTATAAACGAGTAACGATCTCGGACGCCGGAGGATGCCCGAGAAATGCGGTCGGGCTTGCGCTGGCCCCGTAGGCACCGGCCATGAAGATCGCGATGAGATCACCGACTTCGACCGGTGGCAACGCGATCTTGTCGCCGAGGCGGTCGAGCGGCGTACAGAGCGGACCGACCACGGACACGGTTTCGGTCGGTGCGTCGCCCATGCGCGCGGCGACAGCCAGCGGATAGTTGCGGCGCACTACGGTGCCGAAATTGCCGCTGGCGGCAAGCTGGTGGTTAAGGCCGCCGTCGACGACGACGAAGGTCTCGCCCTGGCTCTGCTTCACGTCGATGACGCGGGTCAGGTACACGCCCGCCTCCGCCACGAGCCAGCGGCCGAGCTCGATCGCAAACCGCGTTTCACCCAGGATCGCCGGACGCGCCCCGAGGGCCTCCGCCAGCGCCTCGCCGACCCGTTCGACCTCGAGCGCCACGTCTCCCGAAAAATACGGCACGCCGAAACCGCCGCCGAGATTGACGAGCGGAGGCGGCACGCCCGCCTCTTCCGCCAACCGCGCCGCAAGCGCGATCGTCGCGGCCTGCGTCTCGACGATCGCGCCGGCATCGAGTGCCTGGCTGCCCGCATAGATATGAAACCCACGCCAGTCCGCACCGGCCGCGACGATCGCCCTCACGAGTGCCGCGGCACGCACGGCATCTACCCCGAACGGCGACGCGCGCCCCCCCATCCGCATGCCCGAGCCGCGCAGTTCGATATCGGGATTCACGCGTACCGCCATCCGCGGCGTGAGGCCGAGCCGATCGCCGATCGCGAAAGCCCGCGCAGCCTCGCCTTCCGATTCGACGTTCAGCGTCGCGCCGGCGGTGATCGCCGCCGCGAGTTCGTCGTCGCGCTTGCCTGGCCCCGCGAAACTGATCGACCCGGCGGGTTTGACCGTCATGGCCTTTTCGAGTTCGCCCGACGAGGCGACGTCGAGACCGTCGACCAGCGGCGCTATCGCAGCGAGCAGGTCGGCATGCGGATTCGCCTTGATCGCGTAATGAAGGTCGATGGCCGGCATCGCCGCGCGAAAACGGGCGATACGGGCGGTGACGATTGCCATGTCGTAGACGAACAGCGGTGTGTCACCGGCGTGCGCGGCCCAGTCGTCAGCCGTCCGTCCGCCGAGTACCAGCGGTCCCGATTGCTTGGCAAACTCGAGCGGAAGAGCACCCATCGGTTTCATGATGCATCCCCCTCCGTGTTCCTTATCTCGGACGCGATAGCAGACCTGTCGAGTTTCCCATTGGCATTACGCGGCAATTCGTCTCGCCAGAGATATGCACACGGTTGCATGAAGCTCGGCAACGCCGTCCGCAGCCGCGCCCGCAACGTCGCCTCGCCATTCGCGTCGCCGGCCAGCATCACCACGATCGCCTGCCCCAGCCGCTCGTCCGGCACGCCGACCGCGACCGCCTCCCGAGCCTCTCCCCCCGCCAGCACCGCTTCCTCGATCTCGAGCGGACTGATCCGGTTACCCGCGCTCTTGATCATCTCGTCGTCTCGCCCGACGAACCGCAACAACCCATCCTCTCCCTCGATCACGGTATCCCCCGACCACACCGCCATTCCTACTCCGTTGGGTGCAGGCCGAAACCGTTGCGCGGTCCGCTCAACGTCCTGCCAATAGCCCTGCGCGACGAGAGGCCCCGCATGCACCAATTCCCCCGCCTCACCCTGCGCCGCGCGCATCCCGTTCGGCTTCACGACCGAAACCTCGGCAAACGGGATGGCTCGCCCCATCGCATCGGGGTGCGTGTCGATGAGCGCCGGGTCGAGATAGGTCGACCGGAAGGCCTCGGTCAGCCCGTACATCGCGTACACGTCCGCCGCCGGAAACCTCTCGCGCAGGCCGCGCACCAGCCGGGGCGTCAGTGCGCCCCCCGAGTTGGTCAGCCGCTTCAACCGCGCCGCGGTCTCTGCTGGCCAGTCCGCCTCCAGCAACTGCATCCACAAGGGCGGCACGCCCGCCAGCGTCGTTGCCCCGACCCGCTCGACCGCCTTCACGACGTCGCGCGCAACCAGATAGTCGAGCGGCGCCACCGACGCCCCCGCCGCCCATGTCGAGAAGAGCTGGTTCTGGCCATAGTCGAACGACAGCGGCAGCACGCCGAGCACCCGGTCTTCGGGCTCCAGCCTCAGATACTGCGCGACGGAAATCGCGCCAAGCCACAGATTCGCATGGCTGAGCATCACGCCCTTCGGCCGGCCGGTGGACCCGGACGTATAGAGGATCGCGGCTAGGCTGTCGGTGGCCGCATCGGACGGCCCCATCATCGCATTCCCTCGCGAGAGCAGCAGACGGAGGTCGGCCTCCTCCACGATCGCGCACCCGATCGGCACGTCGCTACCGTCCAACGTAGCTGCCCGCGCTTCCTGTGTCACCAGCAACCGGGCACCACTATCACCCAGGATATGCGCAACCTGTGCCCGCCGCAGCAGCGGATTTATCGGCACATGCGCCAGCCCCGCCCGCGCCACAGCGAGCGGCATCAGGCAGGCGACTCGCGTCTTCGGCAGCCACGTCGCAACCCGGTCGCCTGCGATGAGCCCTCGGCCAGCAAGCCACCCTGCCAGCGCCCCGACGCCCGTCTCGAGTTCGGCAAACGTCATCACGCCGGCCTTGTCGATCAGCGCGACGGCGTCGGCGGCGCCACGCAGCGCAAGATGGTCGATGGGGTACGGAACGGGGTCGAGCACGATCATCCGTCCCTAATAGCGCCAAGCCGTTGCCGAATTCACCCCCACACGCTAGCGGGGCCGGGTTCGTAACCGTTCAGGCGATGCTCGTGATCTTCGAAGGTACTTCCCAAGTCGAAACGACGGTACGCGCCGTCCTTGCCGATATCCTCGGCCTCAGCGCCGACCGAGTCGCCGCGTTCACGCCCGACACGCCGCTGTTCGGCGCGCTGCCCGAACTCGATTCGATGGCGGTGGCCAGCGTGCTGACCGAACTCGAGGACCGGCTCGGCATCCTGATCGAGGACGACGAGATCGACGGCGAGATGCTCGAGACGTTCGGTGCGCTCGTCCAGTTTGCCGCGACCAAGGCGCTGGTCTAGCCTCTGCCGGGATGACCGGCCTCCGCTTCCAACACTATGACTGGGCGGGCGGGCGCGAGGCGATGCTGCGGTTCGGCCCCGATACCGGCCCGATCGTTCTCGCCGCGCTGCCGCTGTTCGAGGAAGCGAACCGGACGCGGCAGTTCGCGTGCACGATCCTGCGCGCGCTCGCCGGGTATGGAATCGGCAGCGTCCTCCCCGACTTTCCCGGCACCGGCGAAAGTATTGTCGCCACCGCCGACGCGACAGTCTCCGACCAGCGCCAAGCCTATATCGGGCTGGCACAGCAGCTTGGCGTTGATACCTATGCACTTTCGATAAGAAGCGGCGCTTTGCTTGACGGCGATGCGACGCTGGCCGGTCGCTGGCAACTTTCACCGCAATCCGGCGAGGAACTCGTCCGAGACCTCGAACGCGCGCGGGCCGCGGCCGGCAAACCCGAAGGCGAATATGCGGGCAATCGCCTGTCCCCCGAGCGGCTCGCCGCGTTGCGAGACGCCGTGCCACGGGGTGATGGACGATGCCGGATCATACGCCTCGAGACGGATCCGCGGGTGGCCGACGCGACCTATCCCGGCGCGCCGCTTTGGCGTCGATCCGAACCGGATAACAATATAGAGCTCGCCCAGAAGCTTGCTGCCGATATCGCGCACTGGATCGCAGCATGAGGCGGTTCGTCGCGGTCGTGTGCGAGGGTGAGACGCTCGCCGCCACGCTGGACGAGGCGGACGGGACGACGGGGCTGCTCATCGTATCCGGCGGCAACGAGATCCGTAGCGGCGCGCATCGCGGAATGGCGGATCTCGCCCAGAGGCTCGCCGCTACGGGCACGCCAGTATTCCGCTACGACCGTCGCGGTGTCGGCGATTCGACGGGTGATAATCGCGGATTTCTCAGCGCCCAACCCGACGTGGTCGCGGCTGCGACTGCGTTTCGCAACGCAGCACCGCATGTCACGCGCGTCGTCGGTTTCGGCAACTGCGATGCGGCTAGCACGCTTGCGCTGTTCGGGCGATCGGCGGGGATCGATCGGATCGTCCTCGCCAATCCCTGGGTCATCGAACCGATCGACGACCTCCCCCCCGCCGCCGCCATCCGCGCGCGTTACGTCGATCGGTTGCGCGATCCTGGAACTTGGCGACGTGCCATCAGAGGACAGGTCAGCGTGACGAAGCTTATCAGAGGCTTGAGACGGATTACTGCCACGAAAGCCGAGGAACAGGCGCCCCTGGCGACCCGGGTGCTGACTGCGCTTGACGACTGGCGCGACGACGTCGCGATCATTCTTGCGAGCGGCGATGCAACCGCGATCGCGTTTGCCGCGGAGTATCGCGGCGGTGCAAGCGTGACGCGACTGGAGACGGCGTCCCACAGCTTTGCCGGGGCGGAGAACGCAGCCGCGCTTCATGCCGTGATCGCCGCCGCCATTGCGCGGCAATAACTATCCGTCATCCTGACGAACGTCAGGATCCAGAGCCATGAGCGTTATCGTCTGGAACTCTGGATCCTGACTTTAGTCAGGTTGACGGTGGAAGGGTCGTCCTGACGAACGTCAGGATGACGGCGTAAGTCAGTGTTACTCGGCGGCTTCGGCCAGCTCGGCGAACTCGGCGGCCGCAAGGAAGCGCTCGGCGTCTAGCGCTGCCATGCAGCCCGTCCCCGCCGCGGTCACCGCCTGGCGGTACACCTTGTCCGCGACGTCGCCGCACGCGAACACGCCCTCGACGTTGGTGCGGGTCGAACCGGTCTCGACCGCGATATAGCCGTCCGAATCAAGTTCGAGGTGCCCGCGGAACAGCTCGGTCGCCGGATGATGGCCGATCGCGACGAACCCGCCATCGACCGCGAGGCGCGAGCGCTCGCCCGTCACCGTGTCCTCGAGCTCGAGCGCGACCAGCCCGGCATTGCCGCCGCCATCGACGAACTCGCGGACGTCCTTGTTCCAGAGCACCGTCACGCCCTTGTGCGCGAACAGGCGCTCCTGGAGGATCTTCTCCGACCGCAGCGAATCGCGGCGGTGGATCAGCGTCACGTCGGGCGAATGGTTGGTGAGGTAGAGCGCTTCCTCGACCGCGGTGTTGCCGCCGCCGATCACCGCGACCTTCTTGCCGCGGTAGAAAAAGCCGTCGCAGGTCGCGCAGGCGCTGACGCCCTTGCCCTTCATCGGCTCCTCACTGTCGATGCCGAGCCACTTGGCCTGCGCGCCCGTCGCGATCACCAGCGTGTCGCCCTCATAGACGTCGCCGCTGTCGCCGATCAGGCGGAACGGGCGGCTGGTGAGGTCGACCTTCACGATCGTGTCCCACATCATTCGCGTGCCGACATGCTCAGCCTGCGCCTGCATCTGCTCCATTAGCCACGGGCCCTGGATCACGTCCTTGAAGCCGGGGTAGTTCTCGACGTCGGTCGTCGTGGTCAATTGGCCGCCGGGCTGGATGCCCTGCACGACGATCGGCGCCATGCCGGCCCGCGCGCCATAGATCGCGGCGGAGAGGCCGGCCGGGCCCGAGCCGAGGATAAGCATGCGGGTGGTATGCGTCGTCATCGTGATTCCTTGGAGATTCCAACCCCATCTAGGCGATCGGCACCCGGATTTGAACCGTCGGTAAATCTGTTGGCCTTGCATCGAAAGCTTTGCCGCTTCGTTCGGGTACAAAAGCGGAGATGACCATGAGCGACGACCGGACCGTAGAGATCGAGAACTACACGGCACCAGCAGGCGGCTGGGGATCGATGAAGTCGCTGGTAGAGATATCCGCGCGCGAGAAGGTCGGGCCCGAGGTGATCCGCGAGCTCGCCCGCCAGAACAAGCCCGACGGCTTTGCGTGCGTCAGCTGCGCCTGGGGTAAGCCGGCGCACCCGCATGTCGCTGAATTCTGTGAGAATGGCGCGAAGGCGACCGCGTGGGAGCTGACCTCGTTCCGCGTCACGCCCGCCTTCTTCGAACAGCATACCGTCAGCGAGCTGATCGGCTGGAAGGATTATGATCTCGAACAGGCCGGACGCCTTACGCACCCGCTGAAATACGATGCGGCGACGGACAAATATGCCGCGTGCAGCTGGGACGAGGCGTTCGCCGGGATCGGCGCCAAGCTGAAGACCTATGATCCGACCAAGGTCATCTTCTACGCCTCGGGCCGTGCCAGCCTCGAGACGTCGTACATGTATAGCCTGCTCGCGCGGATGTACGGCAGCCAGAACCTGCCCGACAGCTCGAACATGTGCCACGAAACGACGTCGGTCGGACTGAAGTCGGCGATCGGCTCGGCGGTGGGGACGATCCACCTGTCGGACTATGAGAAGTGCGACGCGATCTTCTACTTTGGGCAAAACCCCGGCGTGAACAGCCCGCGGTTCCTGCATCCGCTGCGCGACTGCGCGAAGCGCGGCGTCGAGATCGCCGTGTTCAATCCGCTCAAGGAGCGCGGGCTGGAGAAATTCCAGGATCCGCAGAATCCGATCGAGATGGTGACGGGCAAATCCACGCCGATCGCCTCGCAATATCACCAGCTGAAGACCGGCGGCGACGTCGGCGCGATCATGGGGATGTGCAAATACCTGATCGAAGCCGACGACAATGCGAAGCGCATCAACGGCCTGCCGGTGCTCGACCACGCATTTCTCGCCGAGCACACTACCGGGTTCGAGGCGTTCGCCGATGTTGCGCGCAGCACCGACTGGGCCACGATCGAGCATGAAAGCGGCCTGGCCCGCACCGAGATCGAGGCGGCGGCGAAGGTCTATGCCAAGTCGAAGGCGGTGATCGCGGTGTACGGCATGGGGCTGACGCAGCATGTCGGCGGAATCGACAACGTCCATATGGTCGTCAACCTGATGCTGCTGCGCGGCAACATCGGCAAGCCTGGCGCGGGCATGGGCCCGGTCCGCGGCCATTCGAACGTGCAGGGCCAGCGTACCGTCGGGATCACCGAAAAGCCCGAACTCGCGCCGCTCGATCTGTTGGCCGAGCAATATGGCTTCGAGCCGCCTCGCGAAAAGGGCTGGGACACGGTCGAAGCGTGCGAGGCGGTCCTGGACGGCACCGCGCAGGCGTTCATCGGTCTTGGCGGCAATTTCGTACGCGCGATCCCCGATCATGCGCGGATGGAGCCGAAATGGCGCGGGCTCGACCTCACCGTCCACATCGCGACCAAGCTCAACCGCTCGCATTTGCTGCCCGGCGAGACTTCGTACCTGCTCCCCTGCCTCGGCCGGATCGAGACCGACATGCAGGGCACCGGCCCGCAGAGCGTGTCGATCGAGGATTCGTTCAGCCAGATCTACGGCTCGAAGGGCAAGGCGACGCCCGCGGCCGAGACGCTGCTGTCCGAGCCGGCGATCGTTGCCGGGATCGCCAAGGCCACGCTTGCTCCCAATCCGAAGCTCGATTGGGATGCGTGGGTGCGCGACTATGCGCGCGTTCGCGATGCGATCGAGGTAACGTATCCGGAGCTGTTCAAGGACTTCAACGCGCAGATGTTCACGCCCGGCGGCTTCTGGAAGGGCGTACCGGCGGCACATCGCGAGTGGAAGACGGAGAGCGGCAAGGCGGAGATCAACATCCCGCAGGCACTCAACGTGACCGGGTTCGAGGAAGCCGAGGGGCGTTTCCGCCTGATGACGCTACGGTCGAACGACCAGTTCAACACGACCGTCTATGGCTATCACGACCGATTCCGCGGCGTGAAGGGCACGCGCGACATTGTGTTCATGAACCGCAGCGACATGATCCGCATGGGCATCACCGATGGTGATGACGTTGATCTGGTCGGCGACGCAGGCGGCAATTCGGATCGTCGGCTGAACAAGCTGCGCGTGGTCGAATATTCGATCCCCGAGGGCTGCCTGGGGGCCTATTACCCCGAGTGCAACCTGCTGATGCCGGTCGCGCATCACGCGCGCGAAAGCCATGTTCCAGCCGCGAAATCGGTGCCGGTGCGGATCGAGAAGACCCGCTGAGCGGCCAGCGCATCCTCGGCGTCGTGCTCGCCGGCGGGCAGTCGTCGCGCTTCGGGTCCGACAAGGCGCAGGCGGTGTTGCACGGGCGCGCGCTGGCGGAGCATGCGCGCACTTTGTTGGCGCCGCATGTCGAGCGCGCGGTGATCGCCGGGCGGGACGGGACTATCCCCGACAGGCCCGGTCCGGGCCTCGGGCCCCTGGGCGGCATCGCCGGCGCGCTCGACCATGCCGCCGGGCTGGGCTTCACCTCCGTGCTGACGATCGCTTGCGACATGCCTTACCTGCCCGAGGGGTTGCTGATGGCGTTGGCGCGCAGGGCGTCGGCCTATTGCCCCGATGCGCCGGTTCTCGGGCATTGGGAGACACGGTTGCTCGAGACCCTGCTGACCCATATCGAGACCGTGCC from Sphingomonas sp. HMP9 encodes:
- a CDS encoding XrtA/PEP-CTERM system exopolysaccharide export protein, with amino-acid sequence MRSGSVSKSLLTLGLAATTLGACTTGSTPPALPPASFVAKQELPGEEYVIGPLDQLNIFVWRNPELSSKVQVRPDGRITTPLINDMPAVGKTPAMLSDDIKKALGAYIKDPIVSVIVENFSGTYSQQVRIVGATEKPASIPYRANMTLLDGMIAVGGLSQYAAGNKARLVRYDRTTGKQTEFGLQINNLLKKGDSSANVRLAPGDVIIIPESMF
- a CDS encoding pyridoxal-dependent decarboxylase, exosortase A system-associated; translation: MKPMGALPLEFAKQSGPLVLGGRTADDWAAHAGDTPLFVYDMAIVTARIARFRAAMPAIDLHYAIKANPHADLLAAIAPLVDGLDVASSGELEKAMTVKPAGSISFAGPGKRDDELAAAITAGATLNVESEGEAARAFAIGDRLGLTPRMAVRVNPDIELRGSGMRMGGRASPFGVDAVRAAALVRAIVAAGADWRGFHIYAGSQALDAGAIVETQAATIALAARLAEEAGVPPPLVNLGGGFGVPYFSGDVALEVERVGEALAEALGARPAILGETRFAIELGRWLVAEAGVYLTRVIDVKQSQGETFVVVDGGLNHQLAASGNFGTVVRRNYPLAVAARMGDAPTETVSVVGPLCTPLDRLGDKIALPPVEVGDLIAIFMAGAYGASASPTAFLGHPPASEIVTRL
- a CDS encoding acyl-CoA ligase (AMP-forming), exosortase A system-associated, producing MIVLDPVPYPIDHLALRGAADAVALIDKAGVMTFAELETGVGALAGWLAGRGLIAGDRVATWLPKTRVACLMPLAVARAGLAHVPINPLLRRAQVAHILGDSGARLLVTQEARAATLDGSDVPIGCAIVEEADLRLLLSRGNAMMGPSDAATDSLAAILYTSGSTGRPKGVMLSHANLWLGAISVAQYLRLEPEDRVLGVLPLSFDYGQNQLFSTWAAGASVAPLDYLVARDVVKAVERVGATTLAGVPPLWMQLLEADWPAETAARLKRLTNSGGALTPRLVRGLRERFPAADVYAMYGLTEAFRSTYLDPALIDTHPDAMGRAIPFAEVSVVKPNGMRAAQGEAGELVHAGPLVAQGYWQDVERTAQRFRPAPNGVGMAVWSGDTVIEGEDGLLRFVGRDDEMIKSAGNRISPLEIEEAVLAGGEAREAVAVGVPDERLGQAIVVMLAGDANGEATLRARLRTALPSFMQPCAYLWRDELPRNANGKLDRSAIASEIRNTEGDAS
- a CDS encoding acyl carrier protein, with amino-acid sequence MLVIFEGTSQVETTVRAVLADILGLSADRVAAFTPDTPLFGALPELDSMAVASVLTELEDRLGILIEDDEIDGEMLETFGALVQFAATKALV
- a CDS encoding hydrolase 1, exosortase A system-associated; its protein translation is MRRFVAVVCEGETLAATLDEADGTTGLLIVSGGNEIRSGAHRGMADLAQRLAATGTPVFRYDRRGVGDSTGDNRGFLSAQPDVVAAATAFRNAAPHVTRVVGFGNCDAASTLALFGRSAGIDRIVLANPWVIEPIDDLPPAAAIRARYVDRLRDPGTWRRAIRGQVSVTKLIRGLRRITATKAEEQAPLATRVLTALDDWRDDVAIILASGDATAIAFAAEYRGGASVTRLETASHSFAGAENAAALHAVIAAAIARQ
- the trxB gene encoding thioredoxin-disulfide reductase, yielding MTTHTTRMLILGSGPAGLSAAIYGARAGMAPIVVQGIQPGGQLTTTTDVENYPGFKDVIQGPWLMEQMQAQAEHVGTRMMWDTIVKVDLTSRPFRLIGDSGDVYEGDTLVIATGAQAKWLGIDSEEPMKGKGVSACATCDGFFYRGKKVAVIGGGNTAVEEALYLTNHSPDVTLIHRRDSLRSEKILQERLFAHKGVTVLWNKDVREFVDGGGNAGLVALELEDTVTGERSRLAVDGGFVAIGHHPATELFRGHLELDSDGYIAVETGSTRTNVEGVFACGDVADKVYRQAVTAAGTGCMAALDAERFLAAAEFAELAEAAE
- a CDS encoding FdhF/YdeP family oxidoreductase, translated to MSDDRTVEIENYTAPAGGWGSMKSLVEISAREKVGPEVIRELARQNKPDGFACVSCAWGKPAHPHVAEFCENGAKATAWELTSFRVTPAFFEQHTVSELIGWKDYDLEQAGRLTHPLKYDAATDKYAACSWDEAFAGIGAKLKTYDPTKVIFYASGRASLETSYMYSLLARMYGSQNLPDSSNMCHETTSVGLKSAIGSAVGTIHLSDYEKCDAIFYFGQNPGVNSPRFLHPLRDCAKRGVEIAVFNPLKERGLEKFQDPQNPIEMVTGKSTPIASQYHQLKTGGDVGAIMGMCKYLIEADDNAKRINGLPVLDHAFLAEHTTGFEAFADVARSTDWATIEHESGLARTEIEAAAKVYAKSKAVIAVYGMGLTQHVGGIDNVHMVVNLMLLRGNIGKPGAGMGPVRGHSNVQGQRTVGITEKPELAPLDLLAEQYGFEPPREKGWDTVEACEAVLDGTAQAFIGLGGNFVRAIPDHARMEPKWRGLDLTVHIATKLNRSHLLPGETSYLLPCLGRIETDMQGTGPQSVSIEDSFSQIYGSKGKATPAAETLLSEPAIVAGIAKATLAPNPKLDWDAWVRDYARVRDAIEVTYPELFKDFNAQMFTPGGFWKGVPAAHREWKTESGKAEINIPQALNVTGFEEAEGRFRLMTLRSNDQFNTTVYGYHDRFRGVKGTRDIVFMNRSDMIRMGITDGDDVDLVGDAGGNSDRRLNKLRVVEYSIPEGCLGAYYPECNLLMPVAHHARESHVPAAKSVPVRIEKTR
- the mobA gene encoding molybdenum cofactor guanylyltransferase, yielding MLAGGQSSRFGSDKAQAVLHGRALAEHARTLLAPHVERAVIAGRDGTIPDRPGPGLGPLGGIAGALDHAAGLGFTSVLTIACDMPYLPEGLLMALARRASAYCPDAPVLGHWETRLLETLLTHIETVPRRSVRGWADAIGACPIPAGAPIPNVNTPQDLDTL